From a region of the Bradyrhizobium sp. KBS0727 genome:
- a CDS encoding SMP-30/gluconolactonase/LRE family protein, whose product MTSRLASSATVAAIILTTTILSTIGASAQTYEVTKLVPGSAFHGVHGLGIDKSGRLFAGSVAGAALYEVDRANGTAKIAIPSPEGMADDIAFAPDGTMAWTGFLTGDLYARKGDGPIKKLASGLPGINSLAYRKDGRLYATTVFLGDTLYEIDVEGVKPPRQIMEKMGGLNGFEFGSDDMLYGPLWFKGQVAKVDVDKAELTVVADGFKVPAAVNFDSKGNLWVVDTALGQLVRVDPKSGAKKVVAQLKPSLDNLAIDDKDRIFVSNMADNGIQEVDPETGAARQIIIGKLALPGGIGVVSDGDKDTIYVADVFAYRTVDGTTGEVSEPARMHADGVTLEYPMSATAKGNDVLLSSWFTGTVQVIDRKTGKTTEMLHGFKAPHDAIKLSDGTILVNELGSKSLLRVSGEHGKDRQVVVGGLEGPVGMVAGPNDTVYVTEAFSGQVSKIESNGEKSVVAKDLKMPEGIALAPDGMLVVAEVGARRIVQIDPAKGTVTEIAANLPIGLAGAPGGLPTNIPTGVGVGASGTIYFSSDIENAIYKITKK is encoded by the coding sequence ATGACGAGCAGGCTTGCATCCAGCGCGACTGTTGCGGCGATCATTCTCACCACCACCATCCTCAGCACCATCGGCGCTTCGGCGCAGACCTATGAGGTCACAAAACTCGTTCCCGGTTCGGCTTTCCATGGCGTGCACGGGCTCGGCATCGACAAGTCCGGGCGGCTGTTCGCCGGCAGCGTCGCGGGCGCCGCGCTTTACGAGGTCGATCGCGCCAATGGTACGGCAAAGATTGCGATCCCGTCGCCGGAAGGCATGGCCGACGACATCGCTTTCGCGCCCGACGGCACCATGGCGTGGACCGGCTTTCTCACCGGCGATCTTTATGCGCGCAAGGGCGACGGCCCGATCAAGAAGCTTGCCTCGGGACTGCCCGGCATCAACTCGCTCGCCTACCGCAAGGACGGAAGGCTGTATGCGACGACCGTATTCCTCGGCGACACCCTCTATGAGATCGACGTCGAGGGCGTCAAACCGCCGCGCCAGATCATGGAGAAGATGGGCGGCCTCAACGGCTTCGAATTCGGGTCGGACGACATGCTGTACGGCCCGCTATGGTTCAAGGGCCAGGTCGCCAAGGTCGACGTCGACAAGGCCGAACTGACTGTCGTCGCCGACGGCTTCAAGGTTCCGGCCGCGGTCAATTTCGATTCCAAGGGCAATCTCTGGGTCGTCGACACCGCGCTCGGGCAGCTGGTTCGGGTCGATCCCAAATCCGGCGCCAAGAAGGTGGTCGCGCAGCTCAAGCCCTCGCTCGACAACCTCGCGATCGACGACAAGGACCGCATCTTCGTCTCCAACATGGCCGATAACGGCATTCAGGAGGTCGATCCGGAAACCGGCGCCGCCAGGCAGATCATCATCGGCAAGCTGGCGCTGCCCGGCGGTATCGGCGTGGTCTCCGACGGCGACAAAGACACCATCTATGTCGCCGACGTGTTCGCCTACCGCACCGTCGACGGCACCACCGGCGAAGTCTCCGAACCCGCCCGCATGCATGCCGACGGCGTGACGCTGGAATATCCGATGAGCGCCACGGCCAAAGGCAACGACGTGCTGCTGTCGAGCTGGTTCACCGGCACCGTGCAGGTGATCGACCGCAAGACCGGCAAGACCACCGAGATGCTGCACGGCTTCAAGGCTCCGCACGACGCGATCAAGCTCAGTGACGGCACCATTCTGGTCAACGAACTCGGCAGCAAATCGCTGCTGCGCGTCAGCGGCGAGCACGGCAAGGACCGTCAGGTGGTGGTTGGCGGCCTCGAGGGGCCGGTCGGAATGGTCGCGGGTCCGAACGACACGGTCTATGTCACGGAAGCCTTCTCCGGCCAGGTATCGAAGATCGAGTCCAATGGCGAGAAGTCCGTCGTCGCCAAGGATCTGAAGATGCCCGAGGGCATCGCGCTGGCGCCTGACGGCATGCTTGTCGTGGCCGAGGTCGGCGCCAGGCGTATCGTCCAGATCGATCCCGCGAAGGGCACTGTCACCGAGATCGCCGCCAATCTGCCGATCGGCCTCGCCGGCGCCCCCGGCGGACTACCGACCAACATCCCGACCGGCGTCGGCGTCGGCGCCTCCGGCACGATCTATTTCTCGTCCGACATCGAGAACGCGATCTACAAGATCACGAAGAAGTAG
- a CDS encoding LysM peptidoglycan-binding domain-containing M23 family metallopeptidase produces the protein MSQRASRGSGYGRETGIIDLGHEPPLSVDGSEAAVIDRRRVSVQWFSGTILTGLCGAALIGGAVFASLDGEMTFAKVPERVEGALRGAFGANDRTVSLHKSDRLPPPGESSASRNVVRVSTVTRVGTRDVMRVRPFIRISGNLSMTTSDLSAKIPPFNAQRMLTDVGSAAPAASDDPSAADAAEPDAEVSFVTKDLATVLPKAKLAAVVALDEILLRVRDAANWRGAGGGVRYTALANATADASGTPSDMKLAYATEGNVSDPYAGFETRVVPENVTLLAKTKEQITGGNPSGERVHVVKKGDTVTSILRDQGATPDEARAIAAMLGPRGRDGGLKEGQKLRILMAPASPGPGVRLQPYRVIVANDTTIEAVAALSDIGKYVAVDVQSMNTVAEPADSKDDDDDDDGTGVRLYQSIYETALRNKVPATVIEDMIRIYSYDVDFQRKVQPGDSFDVFYAGEDEGSAVSEKTEVLFAALTVGGETKKYYRFQTPDDAVVDYYDETGKSAKKFLVRKPVNNAIMRSGFGGRRHPILGYVKMHTGVDWATSYGTPIFASGNGVLEKVGPEGGYGKYIRIKHNNGYETAYGHMSAFAKGMEPGKRVRQGQVIGFVGSTGQSTGPHVHYEILVNGRFVDPLRVKLPRGRSLEGPMMAGFEKERDRLDAQMSNRGSAARVSDAAGTAGAPPVRQVSNR, from the coding sequence TTGAGCCAGAGGGCGTCACGCGGGAGCGGCTACGGGCGCGAGACCGGGATCATTGATCTCGGTCACGAGCCGCCACTTTCCGTCGACGGCTCCGAGGCCGCGGTGATCGATCGCCGCCGCGTCTCGGTACAATGGTTTAGCGGCACTATCCTGACTGGTCTGTGCGGCGCAGCTCTTATCGGCGGCGCCGTTTTTGCGTCACTCGACGGCGAGATGACCTTTGCCAAGGTCCCGGAACGCGTCGAGGGCGCCTTGCGCGGCGCGTTCGGCGCCAACGACCGCACCGTCAGCCTGCACAAGAGCGACCGGCTGCCGCCGCCCGGCGAATCCAGCGCCTCGCGCAATGTGGTGCGGGTATCCACCGTCACCCGCGTCGGCACCCGCGACGTGATGCGGGTGCGGCCGTTCATCCGCATCTCCGGCAATCTGTCGATGACGACGAGCGACCTTTCCGCAAAGATCCCGCCGTTCAACGCCCAGCGCATGCTGACCGATGTCGGCAGCGCGGCGCCTGCCGCGTCCGACGATCCCAGTGCCGCCGACGCGGCCGAACCCGATGCCGAGGTCTCCTTCGTCACCAAGGACCTCGCCACCGTGCTGCCGAAGGCGAAGCTCGCCGCGGTGGTCGCGCTCGACGAAATCCTGCTGCGGGTGCGCGACGCCGCGAACTGGCGCGGCGCCGGCGGCGGGGTACGCTACACCGCGCTCGCCAACGCCACGGCAGACGCCAGTGGCACCCCATCCGATATGAAGCTGGCCTATGCCACCGAGGGCAACGTCTCCGATCCCTATGCCGGCTTTGAAACCCGCGTGGTGCCGGAAAACGTCACGCTGCTGGCCAAGACCAAGGAACAGATCACCGGCGGCAACCCGTCCGGCGAACGCGTTCACGTCGTGAAAAAGGGCGATACCGTCACCTCGATCCTGCGCGATCAGGGCGCCACCCCCGATGAAGCCAGGGCGATTGCCGCCATGCTCGGGCCCCGCGGTCGCGATGGCGGCCTGAAGGAAGGCCAGAAGCTGCGCATCCTGATGGCGCCGGCAAGCCCCGGCCCCGGGGTCCGGCTGCAGCCCTATCGCGTGATCGTCGCCAACGATACGACCATCGAAGCCGTCGCCGCGCTGTCGGACATCGGCAAATATGTCGCCGTCGACGTCCAAAGCATGAATACGGTTGCCGAGCCCGCCGACAGCAAGGACGACGACGATGATGATGACGGCACCGGTGTCCGGCTCTACCAGAGCATTTACGAGACCGCGCTGCGCAACAAGGTGCCGGCAACCGTCATCGAGGACATGATCCGGATCTATTCCTACGACGTCGATTTCCAGCGCAAGGTCCAGCCCGGCGACTCCTTCGACGTGTTCTATGCCGGCGAGGACGAGGGATCGGCGGTCTCCGAAAAGACCGAGGTGCTGTTCGCGGCCCTCACGGTCGGCGGTGAAACCAAGAAATACTACCGTTTCCAGACCCCCGACGACGCCGTGGTCGATTATTACGACGAGACCGGCAAGAGCGCGAAGAAGTTCCTGGTCCGCAAACCCGTCAACAACGCCATCATGCGCTCGGGCTTCGGCGGCCGCCGCCATCCGATCCTCGGTTACGTCAAGATGCACACCGGCGTCGACTGGGCCACGTCCTACGGCACGCCGATCTTCGCTTCCGGTAACGGCGTGCTCGAAAAGGTCGGCCCCGAGGGCGGCTACGGCAAATATATCCGTATCAAGCACAACAACGGCTACGAGACGGCCTACGGCCACATGTCGGCCTTCGCCAAGGGCATGGAGCCCGGCAAGCGGGTACGGCAGGGCCAGGTGATCGGCTTTGTCGGATCGACCGGCCAGTCGACCGGACCTCACGTCCATTATGAAATTCTGGTCAATGGTCGCTTCGTCGACCCGCTGCGCGTCAAGCTGCCGCGCGGCCGCTCGCTCGAGGGCCCCATGATGGCGGGCTTCGAGAAAGAACGCGATCGTCTCGATGCCCAGATGAGCAACCGCGGCAGCGCGGCGCGCGTCTCCGATGCCGCCGGCACCGCCGGCGCGCCGCCGGTACGCCAGGTCAGCAACCGCTGA
- a CDS encoding TRAP transporter substrate-binding protein, translating to MKRRDFLKVGGVGLAASAVAAPAIAQSNPEIRWRLTASWPKALDTLYGGCEYFVKRVAEITDNKFQIQSFAAGEIVPGLQVLDAVSNGTVEMGNTALYYYWGKNPAFTFGTSLPFGLNTRAHISWLLFGGGQDLLNDLLKESNTMCIPTGSTGAQMGGWFRKEIKSMEDFKGLKFRVGGFAGTIIAKVGGVPQQIAGGDIYPALEKGTIDAAEWVGPYDDEKLGFVKVAKFYYYPGWWEGTGQGHNVINLDKWNALPRHYQAAIESASRDTFTWVTGKYDYVNPPALKRLLVAGAILKPFPQEVLEACYSAANEIYADLSKTNPHFNKMYASLSAFRNESLAWMQVAELSYDSFMMRMRTRT from the coding sequence ATGAAACGTCGTGATTTCTTGAAGGTCGGTGGTGTCGGTCTCGCTGCGAGCGCAGTAGCTGCACCCGCGATCGCTCAATCGAATCCTGAAATCAGGTGGCGATTGACGGCGAGCTGGCCGAAGGCACTCGATACGCTCTACGGCGGCTGCGAATATTTCGTCAAACGCGTGGCCGAGATCACCGACAACAAATTCCAGATTCAATCGTTCGCCGCCGGTGAAATCGTTCCGGGCCTGCAAGTGCTCGACGCCGTGTCGAACGGCACCGTCGAAATGGGCAACACCGCGCTCTATTACTACTGGGGCAAGAATCCGGCATTCACCTTCGGCACCTCGCTGCCATTCGGACTGAACACGCGGGCTCACATCTCCTGGCTGCTGTTCGGCGGCGGGCAGGATCTCCTCAACGACCTCCTGAAGGAATCCAACACGATGTGCATTCCGACCGGCTCGACCGGCGCCCAGATGGGCGGCTGGTTCCGGAAGGAGATCAAGTCGATGGAGGACTTCAAGGGCCTCAAATTCCGCGTCGGCGGGTTTGCCGGCACCATCATCGCCAAGGTCGGCGGCGTGCCGCAGCAGATTGCCGGCGGCGATATCTATCCGGCGCTGGAGAAGGGCACCATCGACGCCGCCGAGTGGGTCGGGCCTTACGACGACGAGAAGCTCGGCTTCGTGAAGGTCGCGAAATTTTACTATTATCCGGGCTGGTGGGAGGGCACCGGCCAGGGCCACAACGTGATCAACCTCGACAAGTGGAACGCGCTGCCGAGGCACTATCAGGCCGCGATTGAAAGTGCTTCGCGCGATACCTTCACCTGGGTCACCGGCAAATATGACTACGTCAACCCGCCGGCCTTGAAGCGGTTGCTGGTGGCCGGCGCGATCCTGAAGCCGTTCCCGCAGGAAGTGCTGGAGGCCTGCTACAGCGCCGCCAACGAAATCTACGCGGACCTGTCCAAGACCAATCCGCACTTCAACAAGATGTATGCGAGCCTGTCCGCCTTCAGAAACGAATCGCTGGCGTGGATGCAGGTCGCGGAATTGAGCTACGACAGCTTCATGATGCGGATGCGCACCCGCACCTGA
- a CDS encoding NAD-dependent epimerase/dehydratase family protein, whose translation MADKKVVVAGATGLVGNAALRHFGGTGGCDVVALARREPRELYGARYVPIDLADPAQCLRAAAEMNGATHLVYAALYEAPSLIDGWRDANQIRTNDLMLRNLMAALEPVAPGLRHVALLQGTKAYGVHVRPLTVPAREGRSEMYEQPNFYWAQENFLRELQKGKHWHWSILRPVLIVGLAMGGAMDLIPPLGVYAAMLREQGRALDYPGGAARVSQAVDVDLLARAIAWSGEATAARNEAFNVTNGDVFTWENVWPAIADALDMKPGAAVPLSLAQEYPKWIAPWDELRRKRDLVAPDLEAFVGLSFQYADYSMRHGQTQSGPPSIVSTVKINQAGFTEMMDTEAMFRKWFRQARSSRLLP comes from the coding sequence ATGGCTGACAAGAAAGTAGTGGTGGCAGGCGCGACCGGACTGGTCGGCAATGCCGCGTTGCGGCACTTCGGCGGCACGGGTGGGTGCGACGTTGTAGCGCTGGCGCGGCGCGAGCCGCGCGAACTCTACGGCGCCCGTTACGTTCCGATCGACCTTGCCGATCCCGCGCAATGCCTGCGGGCCGCCGCTGAAATGAACGGCGCAACCCATCTCGTCTATGCCGCGCTTTATGAAGCGCCGAGCCTGATCGACGGCTGGCGCGACGCCAACCAGATCCGTACCAACGACCTGATGCTGCGCAACCTGATGGCCGCGCTCGAGCCGGTGGCGCCCGGGCTTCGCCACGTCGCGCTGCTGCAGGGCACCAAGGCCTACGGTGTCCATGTCCGTCCGCTCACGGTGCCGGCGCGCGAAGGCCGCTCCGAAATGTACGAACAGCCGAATTTCTACTGGGCGCAGGAGAACTTCTTGCGCGAGTTACAAAAAGGCAAGCACTGGCACTGGAGTATTCTGCGCCCGGTCCTGATCGTGGGCCTCGCCATGGGCGGCGCGATGGATCTGATCCCGCCGCTCGGCGTTTACGCGGCGATGCTGCGCGAGCAGGGCCGCGCGCTCGATTATCCCGGCGGCGCTGCGAGGGTGTCGCAGGCGGTCGACGTCGATCTGCTGGCGCGCGCCATCGCATGGTCGGGCGAGGCGACAGCGGCGCGCAACGAGGCCTTCAACGTCACCAATGGCGATGTCTTTACCTGGGAGAATGTCTGGCCGGCGATTGCAGATGCGCTCGACATGAAGCCGGGCGCCGCCGTGCCGCTGTCGCTGGCGCAGGAATATCCGAAATGGATCGCGCCATGGGACGAACTGCGCCGCAAGCGTGATCTGGTTGCGCCGGATCTGGAGGCCTTCGTCGGCCTGTCGTTTCAATATGCCGATTACAGCATGCGCCACGGTCAGACCCAGTCGGGTCCGCCGTCGATCGTCTCGACCGTGAAGATCAACCAGGCCGGTTTTACGGAGATGATGGATACCGAAGCGATGTTCCGCAAATGGTTCAGGCAGGCGCGGTCGAGCCGGCTGCTGCCTTAG